In a single window of the Ooceraea biroi isolate clonal line C1 chromosome 8, Obir_v5.4, whole genome shotgun sequence genome:
- the LOC105280779 gene encoding rho GTPase-activating protein 190 isoform X4 — protein MARKSDNARSINVAVVGLSGTEKDKGQVGVGKSCLCNRFMRSLSDDYNVEHISVLSQSDFSGRVVNNDHFLYWGEVTKTAEDGTEFQFQIIEHTEFIDDASFQPFKGGKMEPYAKRCTATKITSAEKLMYICKNQLGIEKEYEQKVLPDGKLNIDGFLCVFDVSLVPNRAIEKQVEIVANILNNLMKTKKPIVLVTTKNDDANEQFVKEAEKLIMRKEYKGSILIVETSAHENINVDLAFMIVAQLIDKTKMRSKVMPFAEAARARKELLDASTESLQRLIRIHVTDYRALWSQASKKLAQHKEFSTFVELFGIEATQRLFRRHIKKLKDEQIAKKIQGYLDMLPDILHEICPDISNLINEEWSAVQQYIKEHPDFHQYFYECPEDIPWIDCDYGESNGTKIPYDVLETPEAETVFKNHINALQQEQRRLELPKRWKKQFKQLLEETGYVTPGKHLSEVRVLFMGRECFEELSHHDCQEIYDQHQKEIVEKAKHNFQELLLEHADLFYHFKSIAPSGTITQDDIKEITDALLDDFRYKALDRLDQDRKLMLFQHLGFVHCPIREHCPAYPNCMDALIERILGTKAHRPSSWNHSSQWQLTSDNNQLNLVILGSNGLSEEFAREIKAQTEDDEVEIDCQLYTLGYRIIDGDVGLPHNSFTTSDFMPHGSFCIYSNEDSFEYIRSSLEKTLLSNLEQEDRLPFQGLPIVIMFIPEASIDEIEAIKLREEGQSLADSLQCPFIDVCIDELEHEKHKRFPTSLVKDALQQLIQSINHRAGFLNIYQSVIECLEPDIRIIMCMFCGDPYSVENVLGPLLNHQCCFLSGDRSIVLETFLGECKRRVEVIISSFHGANAFRDELVHGFILVYSTKRKASLATLNAFSTNIPNLPIQIMAVTDTGGANAFFSNDLSHLLITEGNAIADKLEAHFMTSASSCQQKTAFYTPFFKVVWEKKPEIEQAFNMEEPGNLNDSGEGTLEYSALHPMPPPRHESYHLQTPDDGMSVTFRSGSESYEQLTPDGDLGETGLTEQFADHRAIPSDDSDIYSQVDFYREERERDLMKNEDITNKLSGWVKDTFMHQDGVTNSYSHRAFTTGRRYISQAKPRPKGNSQTLKQPGKINLKDFANVTDAIARMTIGEKDEHGPKLTMGHAPLATPELVDLGSEYAQVKDVVPSMYSAYDGDYMYALVQDSIANNKSKLRHRREKGQPSAYSDSDSEWSSLERQRATDALSKGNKKLSSHKRIRKKRTAIPVATPKVPSLASMGSGDGIVGLNYNMKDEKNWRVDPGDRVSSETPDTSESSDPEHNSRSRSKQYKYAAVSLRKRFSGNSLQQQYLQHPFNMKHVAQEMFSASYDESSLDVSSPREIHSPSFSVGILNKCKDGDKLTRKKDKQKAKEDEKLEKRRQKEEKLKKHAEKEKEREKKKQEKIKQTKGSGGTPISSQSQQPLIEDFAQSETNRIPLFLEKCVQFIEEEGLDSEGIYRVPGNRAHVELLFQKFEEDVNVDIHSLDIPVNAVATALKDFFSKRLPPLIDKERMSELEDISGARGISKPMSATCMNMEDRSGRLLALRLMLNKLNLVNFDILKFIFQHFVKVAENCKLNSMDSKNLAICWWPTLLPIEFNDLGRFEAMRPYLEDVVQTMIDQYPFLFCGEDAVVMV, from the exons ATGGCGAGAAAAAGTGACAATGCGAGGAGCATCAACGTCGCGGTGGTCGGGCTGTCCGGCACGGAGAAGGACAAGGGGCAGGTCGGCGTGGGCAAGTCGTGCCTGTGCAATCGCTTCATGCGTTCCCTCAGCGACGACTACAATGTGGAGCATATTTCGGTGTTGTCACAG TCCGACTTTAGCGGACGTGTGGTGAACAACGATCACTTCCTGTACTGGGGCGAAGTGACGAAAACGGCGGAGGACGGGACGGAGTTTCAATTTCAGATTATCGAGCACACGGAGTTCATAGACGACGCGTCGTTCCAGCCGTTCAAGGGCGGCAAGATGGAGCCGTACGCCAAGAGATGCACGGCCACGAAGATCACGAGCGCGGAGAAGCTCATGTACATCTGCAAGAATCAGTTGGGCATCGAGAAGGAGTACGAGCAGAAGGTCCTGCCGGACGGTAAATTGAACATCGACGGGTTCCTGTGCGTGTTCGACGTGAGCCTCGTGCCGAACCGGGCGATCGAGAAGCAGGTCGAGATCGTCGCGAATATCCTGAATAACCTGATGAAGACGAAGAAGCCGATCGTGCTGGTGACGACGAAGAACGACGACGCGAACGAGCAGTTCGTCAAGGAGGCGGAGAAGCTGATAATGCGCAAGGAGTACAAAGGCTCGATCCTGATCGTCGAGACCTCGGCGCACGAGAACATCAACGTCGACCTGGCCTTCATGATCGTGGCGCAGCTGATCGACAAGACGAAGATGCGCAGCAAAGTGATGCCGTTCGCCGAGGCGGCCCGTGCCAGGAAGGAACTGCTGGACGCGTCGACGGAGTCGTTGCAGAGATTGATACGAATACACGTGACGGACTATCGCGCCTTGTGGTCGCAGGCTTCGAAGAAGCTCGCGCAGCACAAGGAATTTTCCACTTTTGTAGAGTTATTCGGTATCGAGGCGACGCAGAGACTGTTCAGGCGGCACATCAAGAAACTCAAGGACGAGCAGATCGCGAAGAAGATACAGGGCTACCTAGACATGCTGCCGGATATCCTTCACGAGATCTGTCCCGATATATCAAACTTAATTAACGA AGAATGGTCGGCGGTGCAACAGTACATAAAGGAGCATCCCGATTTTCATCAGTACTTTTACGAGTGTCCCGAGGATATACCGTGGATCGATTGCGACTACGGCGAGAGCAACGGCACGAAAATACCTTACGACGTGTTGGAGACTCCCGAGGCCGAGACCGTATTTAAGAATCACATAAATGCTTTACAACAAGAGCAACGGCGACTCGA ACTTCCGAAAAG GTGGAAGAAACAATTTAAGCAGTTGTTGGAGGAAACTGGCTACGTCACGCCCGGGAAACATTTGTCGGAAGTTCgagttttatttatgggcagaGAATGTTTCGAGGAACTTTCTCACCATGATTGTCAGGAGATTTACGACCAGCATCAAAAGGAGATTGTCGAAAAGGCGAAACACAATTTTCAA GAGTTATTACTGGAGCATGCCGATTTGTTTTATCACTTCAAGAGCATAGCTCCGTCTGGAACTATCACGCAAGACGACATAAAGGAAATTACCGACGCGTTGTTGGACGATTTTAG ATACAAAGCTTTGGACAGATTAGACCAAGACAGAAAGCTAATGCTGTTTCAGCATTTGGGATTCGTCCATTGTCCTATAAGGGAGCATTGCCCCGCTTATCCGAATTGCATGGACGCGCTCATAGAGAGGATACTTGGAACGAAGGCCCATAG ACCTTCCTCGTGGAATCACAGTAGCCAGTGGCAGTTAACGTCGGATAACAATCAGTTAAATTTAGTCATACTCGGGAGCAACGGACTGAGCGAGGAGTTTGCCCGCGAGATAAAGGCGCAAACGGAGGACGACGAAGTGGAAATCGATTGTCAGCTGTACACCCTCGGCTATCGCATCATAGACGGCGATGTCGGACTGCCGCATAATTCCTTCACTACCTCCGATTTCATGCCGCACG GATCCTTTTGTATTTACTCGAACGAAGACTCGTTCGAGTACATTAGATCATCTTTGGAAAAGACATTGTTATCAAATTTGGAGCAAGAGGACAGATTGCCGTTTCAAGGACTGCCTATTGTAATAATGTTTATCCCAGAAGCCAGCATCGATGAGATAGAAGCTATCAAACTCAGAGAGGAAGGACAGAGCCTCGCGGACAG CTTGCAGTGTCCGTTCATTGACGTGTGCATAGACGAGCTGGAGCACGAGAAGCACAAAAGATTCCCCACTTCTCTGGTGAAGGATGCTCTGCAGCAACTTATACAATCCATAAACCACCGAGCTGGTTTTCTAAACATATATCAAAGCGTCATCGAGTGCTTGGAACCTGACATTAG GATAATAATGTGCATGTTCTGCGGCGACCCTTATTCGGTCGAGAACGTCCTCGGCCCTCTGCTTAACCACCAGTGCTGCTTCCTCAGCGGAGACAGATCGATAGTCTTGGAAACGTTCCTCGGAGAGTGCAAACGTCGAGTCGAAGTCATTATCTCGAGTTTCCACGGAGCCAATGCCTTTAGAGACGAATTAGTACACGGCTTTATACTCGTCTACTCCACGAAGAGGAAAGCCTCTCTCGCGACTCTGAA TGCTTTTTCTACGAATATACCAAATCTGCCGATACAGATAATGGCTGTGACCGACACTGGCGGCGCGAACGCATTTTTCAGCAACGATTTGAGTCACCTGCTGATCACGGAAGGGAACGCCATCGCGGACAAACTGGAAGCGCATTTTATGACGTCCGCGTCGAGCTGCCAGCAGAAAA CTGCATTTTACACGCCTTTCTTCAAAGTGGTGTGGGAGAAGAAGCCGGAGATCGAGCAGGCGTTCAATATGGAGGAGCCGGGAAATCTGAACGACAGCGGAGAGGGCACCTTGGAATATTCAGCTTTGCACCCGATGCCGCCGCCGCGGCACGAGAGCTATCACCTCCAGACGCCGGATGACGG TATGTCTGTAACTTTTAGGAGCGGCTCCGAGTCGTACGAGCAGTTGACGCCCGACGGTGATCTCGGTGAAACCGGTCTCACCGAGCAGTTCGCCGATCACCGAGCTATACCGAGCGACGACAGCGACATTTACAGCCAGGTCGACTTCTACcgagaggagagggagagagacctCATGAAAAACGAGGACATCACGAATAAGCTGTCTG GCTGGGTAAAGGACACGTTTATGCATCAGGACGGAGTTACCAATAGTTATTCGCACAGAGCCTTCACGACAGGACGGCGATACATCTCGCAGGCTAAGCCGCGACCGAAAGGGAACAGTCAGACGTTGAAACAGCCTGGAAAGATCAATCTGAAAGATTTTGCGAATGTGACAGACGCGATAGCCAGAATGACGATCGGCGAGAAGGACGAGCACGGACCTAAACTGACGATGGGCCACGCTCCCCTCGCCACGCCGGAACTGGTGGATCTCGGCTCGGAATACGCGCAAGTGAAGGACGTCGTGCCGAGCATGTACTCCGCTTACGACGGTGACTACATGTACGCCCTGGTGCAGGATTCCATCGCCAACAACAAGTCCAAGCTGCGCCATCGACGCGAAAAGGGGCAACCAT CAGCGTACAGCGATTCCGACTCGGAATGGAGTTCCCTGGAGAGGCAGCGGGCAACCGACGCTCTGAGCAAAGGGAACAAGAAGCTGTCGTCGCACAAACGAATACGTAAGAAACGCACCGCGATACCGGTCGCGACGCCCAAAGTACCGTCACTGGCCAGCATGGGAAGCGGCGATGGCATAGTCGGCCTGAATTACAACATGAAGGACGAGAAAAACTGGCGTGTTGACCCAGGGGACAGAG TGTCCAGCGAAACACCCGACACTTCTGAATCGAGCGATCCAGAGCACAATTCCAGGTCGAGGTCGAAGCAGTACAAGTACGCCGCTGTCAGCCTGCGGAAGAGATTCTCTGGAAATTCGCTGCAACAACAATATCTGCAACATCCGTTCAACATGAAGCACGTAGCGCAAGAAATGTTCAGCGCCTCCT ATGACGAATCAAGTCTGGACGTTTCCTCGCCGCGTGAAATTCACTCGCCTAGT TTTTCGGTCGGTATATTGAACAAGTGCAAGGACGGCGACAAGTTGACCAGGAAGAAGGACAAGCAAAAGGCGAAGGAGGATGAGAAATTGGAAAAGAGAAggcagaaggaggagaagctCAAGAAACACgcggagaaggagaaggagagggagaagaagaagcaagAGAAGATCAAGCAGACCAAGGGCTCCGGAGGAACGCCGATCTCGAGTCAGTCGCAGCAACCTTTGATCGAGGATTTCGCGCAGAGCGAGACGAACCGAATACCCCTGTTCCTCGAGAAGTGCGTGCAGTTTATTGAGGAGGAAGGCCTGGATTCCGAAGGGATATACAGGGTGCCCGGTAATCGCGCGCACGTAGAACTGCTTTTCCAAAAGTTCGAAGAAG ATGTTAACGTCGATATACATTCTTTGGATATTCCCGTAAATGCTGTCGCTACAGCCTTGAAAGATTTCTTTTCCAAGAGACTACCGCCGCTTATCGACAAAGAACGTATGAGCGAACTTGAAGATATATCAG GTGCACGGGGTATTAGCAAACCTATGTCGGCTACTTGCATGAATATGGAAG ATCGAAGCGGCAGATTATTAGCTCTGCGCCTGATGCTCAATAAATTGAATCTCGTGAACTTCGACATTCTCAAGTTTATCTTTCAACATTTCGTGAA GGTTGCCGAGAACTGCAAACTCAACAGTATGGACAGCAAGAACCTGGCAATCTGCTGGTGGCCTACGTTACTACCCATCGAATTCAACGATCTCGGTAGATTCGAAGCTATGAGGCCGTACCTGGAGGACGTGGTCCAGACGATGATCGATCAGTATCCCTTCTTATTTTGCGGCGAGGACGCCGTAGTGATGGTGTAG
- the LOC105280779 gene encoding rho GTPase-activating protein 190 isoform X1, with protein sequence MARKSDNARSINVAVVGLSGTEKDKGQVGVGKSCLCNRFMRSLSDDYNVEHISVLSQSDFSGRVVNNDHFLYWGEVTKTAEDGTEFQFQIIEHTEFIDDASFQPFKGGKMEPYAKRCTATKITSAEKLMYICKNQLGIEKEYEQKVLPDGKLNIDGFLCVFDVSLVPNRAIEKQVEIVANILNNLMKTKKPIVLVTTKNDDANEQFVKEAEKLIMRKEYKGSILIVETSAHENINVDLAFMIVAQLIDKTKMRSKVMPFAEAARARKELLDASTESLQRLIRIHVTDYRALWSQASKKLAQHKEFSTFVELFGIEATQRLFRRHIKKLKDEQIAKKIQGYLDMLPDILHEICPDISNLINEEWSAVQQYIKEHPDFHQYFYECPEDIPWIDCDYGESNGTKIPYDVLETPEAETVFKNHINALQQEQRRLELPKRWKKQFKQLLEETGYVTPGKHLSEVRVLFMGRECFEELSHHDCQEIYDQHQKEIVEKAKHNFQELLLEHADLFYHFKSIAPSGTITQDDIKEITDALLDDFRYKALDRLDQDRKLMLFQHLGFVHCPIREHCPAYPNCMDALIERILGTKAHRPSSWNHSSQWQLTSDNNQLNLVILGSNGLSEEFAREIKAQTEDDEVEIDCQLYTLGYRIIDGDVGLPHNSFTTSDFMPHGSFCIYSNEDSFEYIRSSLEKTLLSNLEQEDRLPFQGLPIVIMFIPEASIDEIEAIKLREEGQSLADSLQCPFIDVCIDELEHEKHKRFPTSLVKDALQQLIQSINHRAGFLNIYQSVIECLEPDIRIIMCMFCGDPYSVENVLGPLLNHQCCFLSGDRSIVLETFLGECKRRVEVIISSFHGANAFRDELVHGFILVYSTKRKASLATLNAFSTNIPNLPIQIMAVTDTGGANAFFSNDLSHLLITEGNAIADKLEAHFMTSASSCQQKTAFYTPFFKVVWEKKPEIEQAFNMEEPGNLNDSGEGTLEYSALHPMPPPRHESYHLQTPDDGMSVTFRSGSESYEQLTPDGDLGETGLTEQFADHRAIPSDDSDIYSQVDFYREERERDLMKNEDITNKLSGWVKDTFMHQDGVTNSYSHRAFTTGRRYISQAKPRPKGNSQTLKQPGKINLKDFANVTDAIARMTIGEKDEHGPKLTMGHAPLATPELVDLGSEYAQVKDVVPSMYSAYDGDYMYALVQDSIANNKSKLRHRREKGQPSAYSDSDSEWSSLERQRATDALSKGNKKLSSHKRIRKKRTAIPVATPKVPSLASMGSGDGIVGLNYNMKDEKNWRVDPGDRVSSETPDTSESSDPEHNSRSRSKQYKYAAVSLRKRFSGNSLQQQYLQHPFNMKHVAQEMFSASCKQRGENTFGIPDDESSLDVSSPREIHSPSFSVGILNKCKDGDKLTRKKDKQKAKEDEKLEKRRQKEEKLKKHAEKEKEREKKKQEKIKQTKGSGGTPISSQSQQPLIEDFAQSETNRIPLFLEKCVQFIEEEGLDSEGIYRVPGNRAHVELLFQKFEEDVNVDIHSLDIPVNAVATALKDFFSKRLPPLIDKERMSELEDISGARGISKPMSATCMNMEDRSGRLLALRLMLNKLNLVNFDILKFIFQHFVKVAENCKLNSMDSKNLAICWWPTLLPIEFNDLGRFEAMRPYLEDVVQTMIDQYPFLFCGEDAVVMV encoded by the exons ATGGCGAGAAAAAGTGACAATGCGAGGAGCATCAACGTCGCGGTGGTCGGGCTGTCCGGCACGGAGAAGGACAAGGGGCAGGTCGGCGTGGGCAAGTCGTGCCTGTGCAATCGCTTCATGCGTTCCCTCAGCGACGACTACAATGTGGAGCATATTTCGGTGTTGTCACAG TCCGACTTTAGCGGACGTGTGGTGAACAACGATCACTTCCTGTACTGGGGCGAAGTGACGAAAACGGCGGAGGACGGGACGGAGTTTCAATTTCAGATTATCGAGCACACGGAGTTCATAGACGACGCGTCGTTCCAGCCGTTCAAGGGCGGCAAGATGGAGCCGTACGCCAAGAGATGCACGGCCACGAAGATCACGAGCGCGGAGAAGCTCATGTACATCTGCAAGAATCAGTTGGGCATCGAGAAGGAGTACGAGCAGAAGGTCCTGCCGGACGGTAAATTGAACATCGACGGGTTCCTGTGCGTGTTCGACGTGAGCCTCGTGCCGAACCGGGCGATCGAGAAGCAGGTCGAGATCGTCGCGAATATCCTGAATAACCTGATGAAGACGAAGAAGCCGATCGTGCTGGTGACGACGAAGAACGACGACGCGAACGAGCAGTTCGTCAAGGAGGCGGAGAAGCTGATAATGCGCAAGGAGTACAAAGGCTCGATCCTGATCGTCGAGACCTCGGCGCACGAGAACATCAACGTCGACCTGGCCTTCATGATCGTGGCGCAGCTGATCGACAAGACGAAGATGCGCAGCAAAGTGATGCCGTTCGCCGAGGCGGCCCGTGCCAGGAAGGAACTGCTGGACGCGTCGACGGAGTCGTTGCAGAGATTGATACGAATACACGTGACGGACTATCGCGCCTTGTGGTCGCAGGCTTCGAAGAAGCTCGCGCAGCACAAGGAATTTTCCACTTTTGTAGAGTTATTCGGTATCGAGGCGACGCAGAGACTGTTCAGGCGGCACATCAAGAAACTCAAGGACGAGCAGATCGCGAAGAAGATACAGGGCTACCTAGACATGCTGCCGGATATCCTTCACGAGATCTGTCCCGATATATCAAACTTAATTAACGA AGAATGGTCGGCGGTGCAACAGTACATAAAGGAGCATCCCGATTTTCATCAGTACTTTTACGAGTGTCCCGAGGATATACCGTGGATCGATTGCGACTACGGCGAGAGCAACGGCACGAAAATACCTTACGACGTGTTGGAGACTCCCGAGGCCGAGACCGTATTTAAGAATCACATAAATGCTTTACAACAAGAGCAACGGCGACTCGA ACTTCCGAAAAG GTGGAAGAAACAATTTAAGCAGTTGTTGGAGGAAACTGGCTACGTCACGCCCGGGAAACATTTGTCGGAAGTTCgagttttatttatgggcagaGAATGTTTCGAGGAACTTTCTCACCATGATTGTCAGGAGATTTACGACCAGCATCAAAAGGAGATTGTCGAAAAGGCGAAACACAATTTTCAA GAGTTATTACTGGAGCATGCCGATTTGTTTTATCACTTCAAGAGCATAGCTCCGTCTGGAACTATCACGCAAGACGACATAAAGGAAATTACCGACGCGTTGTTGGACGATTTTAG ATACAAAGCTTTGGACAGATTAGACCAAGACAGAAAGCTAATGCTGTTTCAGCATTTGGGATTCGTCCATTGTCCTATAAGGGAGCATTGCCCCGCTTATCCGAATTGCATGGACGCGCTCATAGAGAGGATACTTGGAACGAAGGCCCATAG ACCTTCCTCGTGGAATCACAGTAGCCAGTGGCAGTTAACGTCGGATAACAATCAGTTAAATTTAGTCATACTCGGGAGCAACGGACTGAGCGAGGAGTTTGCCCGCGAGATAAAGGCGCAAACGGAGGACGACGAAGTGGAAATCGATTGTCAGCTGTACACCCTCGGCTATCGCATCATAGACGGCGATGTCGGACTGCCGCATAATTCCTTCACTACCTCCGATTTCATGCCGCACG GATCCTTTTGTATTTACTCGAACGAAGACTCGTTCGAGTACATTAGATCATCTTTGGAAAAGACATTGTTATCAAATTTGGAGCAAGAGGACAGATTGCCGTTTCAAGGACTGCCTATTGTAATAATGTTTATCCCAGAAGCCAGCATCGATGAGATAGAAGCTATCAAACTCAGAGAGGAAGGACAGAGCCTCGCGGACAG CTTGCAGTGTCCGTTCATTGACGTGTGCATAGACGAGCTGGAGCACGAGAAGCACAAAAGATTCCCCACTTCTCTGGTGAAGGATGCTCTGCAGCAACTTATACAATCCATAAACCACCGAGCTGGTTTTCTAAACATATATCAAAGCGTCATCGAGTGCTTGGAACCTGACATTAG GATAATAATGTGCATGTTCTGCGGCGACCCTTATTCGGTCGAGAACGTCCTCGGCCCTCTGCTTAACCACCAGTGCTGCTTCCTCAGCGGAGACAGATCGATAGTCTTGGAAACGTTCCTCGGAGAGTGCAAACGTCGAGTCGAAGTCATTATCTCGAGTTTCCACGGAGCCAATGCCTTTAGAGACGAATTAGTACACGGCTTTATACTCGTCTACTCCACGAAGAGGAAAGCCTCTCTCGCGACTCTGAA TGCTTTTTCTACGAATATACCAAATCTGCCGATACAGATAATGGCTGTGACCGACACTGGCGGCGCGAACGCATTTTTCAGCAACGATTTGAGTCACCTGCTGATCACGGAAGGGAACGCCATCGCGGACAAACTGGAAGCGCATTTTATGACGTCCGCGTCGAGCTGCCAGCAGAAAA CTGCATTTTACACGCCTTTCTTCAAAGTGGTGTGGGAGAAGAAGCCGGAGATCGAGCAGGCGTTCAATATGGAGGAGCCGGGAAATCTGAACGACAGCGGAGAGGGCACCTTGGAATATTCAGCTTTGCACCCGATGCCGCCGCCGCGGCACGAGAGCTATCACCTCCAGACGCCGGATGACGG TATGTCTGTAACTTTTAGGAGCGGCTCCGAGTCGTACGAGCAGTTGACGCCCGACGGTGATCTCGGTGAAACCGGTCTCACCGAGCAGTTCGCCGATCACCGAGCTATACCGAGCGACGACAGCGACATTTACAGCCAGGTCGACTTCTACcgagaggagagggagagagacctCATGAAAAACGAGGACATCACGAATAAGCTGTCTG GCTGGGTAAAGGACACGTTTATGCATCAGGACGGAGTTACCAATAGTTATTCGCACAGAGCCTTCACGACAGGACGGCGATACATCTCGCAGGCTAAGCCGCGACCGAAAGGGAACAGTCAGACGTTGAAACAGCCTGGAAAGATCAATCTGAAAGATTTTGCGAATGTGACAGACGCGATAGCCAGAATGACGATCGGCGAGAAGGACGAGCACGGACCTAAACTGACGATGGGCCACGCTCCCCTCGCCACGCCGGAACTGGTGGATCTCGGCTCGGAATACGCGCAAGTGAAGGACGTCGTGCCGAGCATGTACTCCGCTTACGACGGTGACTACATGTACGCCCTGGTGCAGGATTCCATCGCCAACAACAAGTCCAAGCTGCGCCATCGACGCGAAAAGGGGCAACCAT CAGCGTACAGCGATTCCGACTCGGAATGGAGTTCCCTGGAGAGGCAGCGGGCAACCGACGCTCTGAGCAAAGGGAACAAGAAGCTGTCGTCGCACAAACGAATACGTAAGAAACGCACCGCGATACCGGTCGCGACGCCCAAAGTACCGTCACTGGCCAGCATGGGAAGCGGCGATGGCATAGTCGGCCTGAATTACAACATGAAGGACGAGAAAAACTGGCGTGTTGACCCAGGGGACAGAG TGTCCAGCGAAACACCCGACACTTCTGAATCGAGCGATCCAGAGCACAATTCCAGGTCGAGGTCGAAGCAGTACAAGTACGCCGCTGTCAGCCTGCGGAAGAGATTCTCTGGAAATTCGCTGCAACAACAATATCTGCAACATCCGTTCAACATGAAGCACGTAGCGCAAGAAATGTTCAGCGCCTCCT GCAAGCAAAGGGGTGAAAATACATTTGGCATTCCAGATGACGAATCAAGTCTGGACGTTTCCTCGCCGCGTGAAATTCACTCGCCTAGT TTTTCGGTCGGTATATTGAACAAGTGCAAGGACGGCGACAAGTTGACCAGGAAGAAGGACAAGCAAAAGGCGAAGGAGGATGAGAAATTGGAAAAGAGAAggcagaaggaggagaagctCAAGAAACACgcggagaaggagaaggagagggagaagaagaagcaagAGAAGATCAAGCAGACCAAGGGCTCCGGAGGAACGCCGATCTCGAGTCAGTCGCAGCAACCTTTGATCGAGGATTTCGCGCAGAGCGAGACGAACCGAATACCCCTGTTCCTCGAGAAGTGCGTGCAGTTTATTGAGGAGGAAGGCCTGGATTCCGAAGGGATATACAGGGTGCCCGGTAATCGCGCGCACGTAGAACTGCTTTTCCAAAAGTTCGAAGAAG ATGTTAACGTCGATATACATTCTTTGGATATTCCCGTAAATGCTGTCGCTACAGCCTTGAAAGATTTCTTTTCCAAGAGACTACCGCCGCTTATCGACAAAGAACGTATGAGCGAACTTGAAGATATATCAG GTGCACGGGGTATTAGCAAACCTATGTCGGCTACTTGCATGAATATGGAAG ATCGAAGCGGCAGATTATTAGCTCTGCGCCTGATGCTCAATAAATTGAATCTCGTGAACTTCGACATTCTCAAGTTTATCTTTCAACATTTCGTGAA GGTTGCCGAGAACTGCAAACTCAACAGTATGGACAGCAAGAACCTGGCAATCTGCTGGTGGCCTACGTTACTACCCATCGAATTCAACGATCTCGGTAGATTCGAAGCTATGAGGCCGTACCTGGAGGACGTGGTCCAGACGATGATCGATCAGTATCCCTTCTTATTTTGCGGCGAGGACGCCGTAGTGATGGTGTAG